Proteins from a genomic interval of Debaryomyces hansenii CBS767 chromosome E complete sequence:
- a CDS encoding DEHA2E00748p (no similarity) — translation MAATDAKKKLQQIENKLYGDSTIAKIWGVAVEYLDQSKPPKKTPEYSFGRYQFRDIDHWTAGFFPGSLYCLLERCNNYPSRFPTDKVDRTKLEYAARWWAEGLFEQAPRRDTHDLGFIIQPAFQREYEYSKSSRSFDCLVTAAEALASRFDETVGCIRSWDSAVNKRYNITNKNTDFIVIIDNMCNLDMLYYVASKTGDLRLSTIATTHAEVTLKNHFRDPEWSSFHVVNYDLKDGSVKAKITNQGYADETTWSRGQSWAILGFIETYSWTKQRKFLEASVGLAKYFVSKLPDDGVPAWDFGAPDKDIKDTSAAMICALGLIKIYEATNDSEYLISGLKLVSNTISFAYTNESSFRKDGTVDLGDRDTILANATINNNPDTYERLVNHGLVYADYYFLAIGNKLLQLGLIQ, via the coding sequence ATGGCAGCAACagatgcaaaaaaaaagttaCAACAAATCGAAAATAAATTGTATGGTGACTCCACAATTGCTAAAATTTGGGGTGTGGCAGTGGAATATTTAGATCAATCTAAACCACCGAAGAAGACACCAGAATATTCCTTCGGTAGATACCAGTTTAGAGATATTGACCATTGGACAGCTGGGTTCTTTCCTGGGTCACTATACTGTTTGTTAGAAAGATGCAACAATTACCCTTCTAGGTTTCCAACAGATAAAGTGGATCGGACAAAGTTAGAGTATGCAGCAAGATGGTGGGCAGAGGGGTTGTTTGAACAAGCACCCAGACGAGACACACATGACTTAGGTTTCATAATCCAACCTGCTTTCCAAAgagaatatgaatataGTAAAAGCTCTAGATCTTTCGACTGTTTAGTGACGGCCGCAGAAGCTCTTGCAAGTAGGTTTGATGAAACCGTTGGTTGTATTAGAAGTTGGGACTCTGCGGTAAATAAGAGATACAACATTACGAATAAAAATACTGATTTTATTGtcatcattgataatatgtGTAATTTGGATATGTTGTATTATGTGGCAAGTAAAACAGGCGATTTAAGGTTATCTACTATAGCCACAACGCATGCTGAAGTAACATTAAAGAATCACTTTAGGGATCCTGAATGGTCCAGTTTCCATGTTGTAAATTATGACTTGAAAGATGGCTCTGTTAAAGCCAAAATTACCAATCAAGGTTATGCTGATGAAACAACCTGGTCTAGAGGGCAATCATGGGCCATTTTAGGGTTTATTGAAACATACTCGTGGACCAAACAAAGAAAGTTTTTAGAAGCATCGGTTGGATTGGCTAAATACTTTGTTTCTAAATTGCCCGACGATGGAGTTCCAGCCTGGGATTTTGGTGCACCAGACAAGGACATTAAAGATACTTCCGCTGCCATGATTTGTGCTCTTGGCTTGATTAAGATTTACGAAGCAACAAATGACTCTGAATATTTAATTAGTGGATTGAAACTTGTCTCCAATACCATTAGTTTCGCTTATACTAACGAATCTTCCTTTAGAAAAGATGGGACTGTAGATCTTGGTGACAGGGATACAATATTGGCTAATGCGACAATAAATAACAATCCAGATACTTACGAAAGATTGGTAAATCATGGACTAGTTTATGCGGACTATTATTTCCTAGCTATTggaaataaattattacaGCTTGGTTTAATCCAATAG
- a CDS encoding DEHA2E00770p (weakly similar to uniprot|Q7SD34 Neurospora crassa NCU00990), which translates to MSIVNNIELGIDPNGWRINCCSFQQDAILTFGRYQYVSLYVPSYKDDPSSSRMTTIGRRKLPDGQWKFLTFRDYYQIKNDGHNIISMGISGDGIIHMAWDMHGDGIHYRQSRERLALSETEEDWCISSFGKVLDSLQGHGKEYVFHEITYPRFLTLPCGDILLEFRVGRSGLGDEYLYRFSSTTHTWYEVVTPLIQGVGNNAYIHGLDYGTDKKLHMSWTYRDFIEDRVGVNDRETSQAGPNGPENNHDLHYVYSPDEGCTWYNGKHEKLNLPINVSSPTLAIKIPKHSGIMNQEGQCVDGNGGFHVLGRENGYYFHYYLNPINGQWLRRKINNYIGKLFGARGKIVCHNSNPNAIHALIPLDGEKFVILRSQVQDEKNLIYSGSNIDWKILQTFEGLDGEPLYDRYRKDNIISILQRVGIH; encoded by the coding sequence atGAGtattgtaaataatatagaattaGGGATAGATCCCAATGGCTGGCGAATCAATTGTTGTTCGTTCCAACAAGATGCAATTCTTACCTTTGGAAGATATCAGTATGTATCTTTGTATGTTCCAAGCTACAAAGATGATCCTAGTAGTAGTAGAATGACAACAATCGGAAGAAGAAAGTTACCGGATGGACAATGGAAGTTTTTAACTTTCAGGGATTACtaccaaataaaaaatGACGGCCATAACATTATATCTATGGGCATTAGTGGTGACGGAATAATACATATGGCTTGGGATATGCATGGAGACGGTATTCACTATAGACAATCGAGAGAAAGATTAGCATTGTCTGAGACTGAAGAAGATTGGTGCATTTCATCTTTCGGCAAAGTGTTGGACTCATTACAGGGTCATGGTAAAGAATACGTCTTTCATGAAATCACATACCCAAGATTTTTGACTTTACCGTGTGGAGATATTCTTCTAGAATTTAGGGTTGGTAGGTCAGGACTTGGAGACGAATACCTTTATCGATTCTCAAGTACAACTCATACCTGGTATGAAGTAGTTACTCCATTAATTCAAGGTGTTGGAAATAACGCTTATATTCATGGACTTGACTACGGTACTGACAAAAAGCTACATATGAGCTGGACTTACCgtgattttattgaagacaGAGTTGGAGTTAATGATCGTGAAACCTCACAAGCTGGTCCAAATGGTCCTGAAAACAACCACGATTTACATTACGTATACTCGCCAGATGAAGGTTGTACTTGGTACAACGGCAAACATGAGAAGTTAAATCTTCCTATTAATGTGTCTTCTCCGACTTTAGCTATTAAAATTCCAAAACATTCTGGAATAATGAACCAAGAGGGACAATGTGTTGATGGCAACGGAGGATTTCATGTTCTCGGAAGAGAAAAtggttattattttcattattatcttaACCCAATTAATGGACAATGGTtaagaagaaagattaaCAATTACATAggaaaattatttggtgCCAGAGGGAAAATAGTTTGTCATAATTCGAATCCTAATGCTATACATGCCCTAATTCCATTGGATGGAGAgaaatttgttattttaaGGTCACAGGTCCAAGATGAAAAGAATCTAATTTATAGTGGAAGTAACATTGATTGGAAAATACTACAAACTTTCGAAGGTTTAGATGGAGAACCATTATATGACCGATACCGAAaagataatattatttctattcTACAAAGGGTGGGAATACACTAG
- a CDS encoding DEHA2E00792p (similar to uniprot|P39932 Saccharomyces cerevisiae YDR536W STL1 Glycerol proton symporter of the plasma membrane subject to glucose-induced inactivation strongly but transiently induced when cells are subjected to osmotic shock), giving the protein MISFKMFGTSKIICYGKNLRLLITFCSCTGFLLLGYDQGLMGTIIGADNRFGRDFNHPDSTVQGLLTSVYDLGCVGGSIICFFIGEKYGRRSMMFCGGLIMIIGTIILAASQSRGQFYAGRIITGIGNGFNSSTIPVYQSECALASNRGSMLTWQAVVTIFGVVIAYWVGYGTSYTESPFQWRFPVAFQGIFAISLTLETFLLPETPRWLVTKNRKAEATQVLAAILDKDVNDRVVIYEKDEIEKAVELEGAGGPFQFKELFGGGDIQNFRRLLLTIGIMIMQQFTGSNMINYYAPVVYQSTMKLSRNTSLILAGCTEIVYLAASFFPLWAVERFGRRPLLLYSSAGLSFCFIVVSILLSIGTYGCGVGAACFIFIYQIFMGVGWLPVPWFYPSEINVTRLRSRNQAIGSAFNWLSVFAVVQITPISINNIGWKTFIIFAILNAVWIPIIYCFYPETKGLELEDIDHIFEKPGITRGVFSSRGKPIDPNEKHSYEDSIIEKESIIHIEKV; this is encoded by the coding sequence atgataaGCTTCAAGATGTTTGGGACTTCTAAAATAATATGCTACGGAAAAAATTTACGGCTTTTGATTACATTTTGTTCCTGCACTGGCTTTTTATTGCTTGGTTACGACCAGGGCTTAATGGGTACCATTATAGGAGCAGATAATAGGTTCGGTCGTGATTTCAACCATCCTGACTCTACGGTACAAGGTTTATTGACATCCGTATACGATTTGGGTTGTGTTGGGGGGTCAATTATATGTTTTTTTATTGGCGAAAAGTATGGTAGAAGATCAATGATGTTTTGTGGGGGGTTGATTATGATAATAGGAACTATCATATTAGCAGCATCTCAGTCAAGAGGCCAATTTTATGCAGGTAGAATTATTACTGGTATTGGAAATGGTTTCAATTCGTCAACTATACCTGTATATCAGTCTGAGTGTGCTCTAGCTTCTAACAGAGGCTCCATGCTAACTTGGCAAGCAGTTGTGACAATTTTCGGTGTAGTAATAGCCTACTGGGTAGGGTATGGTACATCTTATACAGAAAGTCCTTTTCAATGGAGGTTCCCAGTAGCATTTCAAGgtatttttgcaattagTCTTACTTTAGAAACATTCTTGTTACCAGAAACACCCCGTTGGTTGGTAACCAAAAACCGTAAAGCGGAAGCTACGCAGGTTTTGGCTGCTATTTTGGATAAGGATGTGAATGATCGGGTAGTCATTtatgaaaaagatgaaataGAGAAAGCGGTTGAATTAGAAGGCGCCGGAGGCccttttcaattcaaagAACTTTTTGGAGGTGGTGacattcaaaattttagaAGGTTACTATTGACCATAGgtataatgataatgcaACAATTTACTGGttcaaatatgataaattacTATGCCCCAGTTGTTTATCAATCTACAATGAAATTAAGTAGAAACACTTCACTAATACTTGCTGGCTGCACGGAAATTGTATATCTTGCAGCGTCTTTCTTCCCACTTTGGGCCGTTGAaagatttggaagaagGCCATTACTCTTGTACTCTTCAGCGGGACTatctttttgttttataGTTGTTTCCATTTTGTTGTCTATTGGGACATATGGGTGTGGTGTGGGTGCTGCATGTTTTATCTTTATATACCAAATTTTTATGGGAGTTGGTTGGTTACCAGTACCTTGGTTTTACCCTTCAGAAATCAACGTTACAAGGCTAAGATCTAGAAATCAAGCTATAGGGTCAGCATTTAACTGGTTGTCAGTTTTTGCGGTTGTACAAATTACTCCTATAtccattaataatattggtTGGAAGACTTTTATAATTTTCGCCATTTTGAACGCTGTTTGGATACCTATAATCTATTGCTTTTATCCAGAAACTAAGGGACtagaattagaagatattgatcATATCTTCGAGAAACCTGGTATTACTAGGGGAGTATTCTCAAGTAGAGGTAAGCCTATTGACCCAAACGAAAAACATTCTTATGAGGATAGTATTATTGAGAAGGAATCAATAATACacattgaaaaagtttAA
- a CDS encoding DEHA2E00814p (similar to CA3771|CaSOU1 Candida albicans CaSOU1 Sorbitol utilization protein Sou1p): protein MTLILKGKVALITGGSAGLGAAVARQLAAEGVNLAINYNNSEERASKVAESLASEFGIKTVIIKGDIFDTSVGSKLVSETVNKLGGLDIVISNAGWTKIVPYDDLEALDDELWDGCFNVNVKAHFYLFKAAKKIFDQNEDGGTFIVSASVAGRIVYGSSIPYAVSKAALIHLVKMLSKTQGPKVRMHAVCPGLLMTEWGQRFSPERIEDTKNMSPINTLADVDETAAQFVLLSKLTTTTGSIVSMDGGISI from the coding sequence ATGACATTGATACTCAAAGGTAAGGTTGCATTAATCACTGGGGGTAGTGCAGGGCTAGGAGCTGCAGTTGCTCGTCAATTGGCTGCTGAAGGTGTTAATTTAGCAATCAATTACAACAATTCCGAGGAAAGAGCACTGAAAGTCGCTGAATCACTTGCATCTGAGTTTGGAATTAAAACTGTGATTATAAAGGGAGACATATTTGATACATCAGTAGGCTCAAAATTAGTAAGTGAGACTGTCAATAAATTAGGAGGCCTTGATATAGTTATTTCAAATGCAGGCTGGACTAAAATTGTTCCATACGACGATTTGGAAGCATTGGACGACGAGTTATGGGATGGGTGTTTTAATGTTAATGTCAAAGCTCATTTCTACTTGTTTAAAGCAGCCAAGAAGATATTCGATCAAAATGAGGATGGAGGTACCTTTATTGTATCTGCGTCAGTAGCTGGGAGAATTGTGTATGGTTCTAGTATACCATATGCAGTAAGCAAAGCAGCATTAATCCATCTTGTCAAAATGCTTTCAAAAACTCAAGGACCAAAGGTGCGTATGCACGCAGTTTGTCCAGGTCTTTTAATGACAGAATGGGGGCAAAGATTCTCCCCAGAGAGAATAGAAGATACCAAAAATATGTCCCCAATTAATACATTAGCAGATGTGGATGAGACGGCTGCGCAATTTGTCTTACTATCAAAACTTACTACCACTACGGGATCAATTGTCTCGATGGATGGTGGTATTTCTATTTAG
- a CDS encoding DEHA2E00836p (similar to uniprot|P00175 Saccharomyces cerevisiae YML054C CYB2 Cytochrome b2 (L-lactate cytochrome-c oxidoreductase) component of the mitochondrial intermembrane space required for lactate utilization), translating into MDDVELIICAIEFISPFHSSCAVQKCQSQVGQLSLLKSTISLGRNANFNHFKAKQLSMIGFRSTLLKHKPIGRLSYRSRLRFSTRALKSPFNGERKIKSGVWVPSIILLGTITAFISKDDNIALDSKQTQGVTVEELRKHNSASEGIWVALNGQVYDLTDFLVQHPGGADIITHYAGCDASLIFNKFHAKDVFSKYLSPENYLGPLIGEMEKAADITEDNDEDRLERIENKPPLAAMFNLSDFEYVAKAILPKSAWSYYSGGSDDEVTMRENNNAFLRIFFNPKVLIDTADIDMSTEMLGTKTDAPFYCSAAAAAKLGHPDGELSIADGCGSENIIQMISSAASYSFDEISDFAKKSTSQWFQLYVHKDRTSSYEMIDACEKKGIKAIFVTVDTPLFGRREKDLRFKVGQTDDDESDETSGGGDDFILSYRDAGLCWDDIDKFKKATNLPIVIKGVQRVEDVLLAIEHKVDGVVLSNHGGRQLDFARAPIEVLADVMPVLREKKLENEIEIYVDGGIRRGSDVIKALCLGAKGVGLGRSFLYANSAYGKKGVVKACELLKDEIARDMKLLGVSKLEDLKPELLDLRSLYSRPIYQSVVGSNYEPLYLPKFKNEDD; encoded by the coding sequence ATGGACGACGTCGAGTTAATAATTTGTGCCATCGAATTTATTTCCCCATTCCATTCTTCGTGCGCAGTGCAAAAATGTCAAAGTCAAGTGGGGCAACTCTCATTACTTAAATCGACCATTTCGTTAGGTAGAAATGCAAATTTCAATCACTTCAAAGCAAAACAGTTACTGATGATTGGATTCCGTTCTACTCTCCTTAAGCACAAACCCATTGGTAGACTTAGTTATAGACTGAGACTTCGTTTCAGCACTAGAGCGTTGAAATCACCGTTTAATGGGGAACGGAAAATAAAGTCCGGGGTATGGGTACCTAGCATCATTTTATTAGGTACGATTACAGCCTTCATTTCCAAGGATGATAACATTGCATTGGATTCGAAACAGACACAGGGTGTCAcagttgaagaattgagGAAGCATAATTCGGCTTCTGAGGGTATTTGGGTCGCACTTAATGGCCAAGTTTACGATTTGACTGATTTCTTGGTACAACACCCAGGAGGTGCTGATATTATCACGCACTATGCGGGTTGTGATGCTAGtcttattttcaataagttCCATGCTAAGGATGTGTTTAGCAAATATTTATCGCCAGAAAATTATCTTGGTCCATTAATAGGAGAAATGGAGAAAGCAGCCGATATTACCGAAGATAACGACGAAGATAGGCTTGAGAGAATAGAAAACAAACCTCCTTTGGCTGCGATGTTCAATTTATCCGATTTTGAATATGTAGCTAAGGCAATACTTCCAAAAAGTGCTTGGTCGTATTACTCGGGAGGTTCTGATGATGAGGTAACTATGAGggaaaataataatgcattCCTTAGGATTTTTTTTAATCCAAAAGTCTTAATTGATACtgctgatattgatatgtCGACTGAGATGTTAGGCACGAAGACAGACGCTCCTTTTTATTGttctgctgctgctgctgcaaAACTTGGTCACCCTGATGGTGAATTATCGATCGCCGATGGATGCGGATCGGAGAATATTATCCAGATGATTTCAAGTGCTGCATCCTATTCTTTCGATGAGATTAGTGACTTTGCAAAAAAAAGCACTTCCCAATGGTTTCAGTTATATGTGCATAAGGACAGGACTCTGAGTTACGAGATGATTGACGCTTGTGAGAAAAAGGGAATTAAGGCTATATTTGTGACTGTTGACACTCCCTTGTTTGGACGTAGAGAAAAGGACTTGAGGTTTAAAGTAGGACAGACAGATGATGACGAGAGTGACGAAACTTCCGGTGGCGGTGACGATTTTATTCTTTCGTATAGAGATGCTGGGTTATGTTGGGATGATATTgacaaattcaagaaagCAACTAACTTGCCTATCGTTATCAAAGGTGTCCAGAGAGTGGAGGATGTGTTACTTGCGATAGAACATAAAGTAGACGGAGTGGTATTGTCCAACCATGGTGGTAGACAACTTGATTTTGCAAGAGCTCCAATTGAGGTTTTGGCTGACGTTATGCCAGTTTTAAGAGAAAAGAAGTTAGAAAacgaaattgaaatttatgTCGACGGGGGGATTAGAAGAGGAAGTGATGTAATTAAGGCTTTATGTTTAGGTGCAAAGGGTGTTGGACTCGGAAGATCGTTTTTGTACGCAAATAGTGCCTATGGGAAGAAGGGAGTAGTCAAAGCCTGTGAATTGTTGAAGGACGAAATAGCTAGAGACATGAAATTACTTGGGGTTTCCaaacttgaagatttaAAGCCCgaattattggatttgAGAAGCTTATATTCTAGACCAATATACCAATCTGTTGTGGGTTCAAACTATGAACCATTGTACCTTCCAAAgtttaaaaatgaagatgattaa
- a CDS encoding DEHA2E00858p (similar to gnl|GLV|CAGL0K05841g Candida glabrata CAGL0K05841g), whose product MTKTTNSSVNKVQKDKHKFVLVEDAKISRSCDFCKSKKVKCDGNKPSCNYCLNHGTY is encoded by the coding sequence ATGACGAAAACAACTAATTCTTCTGTTAACAAGGTACAGAAAGATAAACACAAGTTTGTTCTTGTTGAAGATGCTAAGATCTCACGTTCGTGTGATTTCTGTAAATCTAAAAAGGTTAAATGTGATGGGAACAAACCAAGCTGTAATTATTGTTTAAACCACGGTACGTATTAA
- a CDS encoding DEHA2E00880p (weakly similar to wi|NCU09033.1 Neurospora crassa NCU09033.1 hypothetical protein) translates to MKKPGLKAGYGQQVFDRMSNLEGSFKKATANSKEEIELLKKRLSLFEEKLNSIDSNNVIRNGPNQGGLGSGSNSLSNPVSNPAHSSESSTEFNTFQDSINAYDTMLPSIDQIKMLIDIHFEKVNPMFPILCPTNTIPKLLEFSRTTTTPLLLGVILCALRFAGSFMLKEEVKKYHSYCKGQIISTCIGMSNIEQLQSMTLLAFDLFGKSNNPETWSFISLISSGVVHLNLTKEKRQTQQIVIPSPDQEDNNKQLESRKRAIKNVKLLKSPIDWFEEESRRRLFWEIYILDKLSSVSNSFPFKIPESEIDCLLPVGYNSWIADHNHRNDTTIRNSQHRILNDSIINANMQNDLFFDKNIYDSTCFLIELIHFLGKIHAFMRHPIDIQSLKDVLNWQMKFSEIDNEIQNWRKTVPKNYLNLLDNDTFDRSLTIKDVLFHALYHATIIRLNSAAGFPYFHSNYFLSSEEARLKSLQSANHILNLSRKLPQSFNNDEAIYELCGPQYAFAVWVTARLILVNAIHYGNSLPQELDYLINLLSKIGGIWESSMKYSEILSFLRMDEFESTVNDLNFMRSIETSHSVNTYDGANDDDDDDDDEESDPNESKTQGQHLSKSARIISDMRLNAYIVDVILSKKIEKFKQNENKVSTNSPNNQNDFSNIFEWFKLPIAHEFNVPFMANNEKDAYIEASQQ, encoded by the coding sequence ATGAAGAAACCAGGCTTAAAAGCCGGTTACGGCCAACAAGTCTTCGATAGAATGTCTAACCTCGAAGGATCATTCAAAAAGGCCACGGCAAATtcgaaagaagaaatagagcttttgaagaagagaCTTAGTTTATTCGAGGAGAAGCTCAATAGCATTGATTCTAACAATGTGATCAGAAATGGACCAAATCAGGGGGGGTTAGGATCAGGACTGAATTCGTTGCTGAACCCAGTGCTGAATCCAGCACATTCATCAGAATCCAGCACTGAATTCAATACATTTCAAGATAGTATAAATGCATATGATACCATGTTGCCGTCCATTGATCAAATTAAGATGTTGATAGATATACACTTTGAAAAAGTGAACCCCATGTTTCCAATTCTATGCCCTACCAATACAATTcctaaattattagaatttaGTAGAACCACAACCACACCGCTTTTGTTGGGAGTCATATTATGTGCCTTACGATTTGCAGGATCTTTTATGttaaaagaagaagttaaaAAGTATCATAGCTATTGTAAGGgtcaaattatttctacATGTATTGGTATGAGTAACattgaacaattacaaTCCATGACGCTATTGGCATTCGACCTATTTGGAAAATCAAATAACCCTGAGACATGGAGttttatatcattaatatccTCAGGCGTGGTCCACTTGAATTTGACGAAGGAAAAAAGACAGACCCAACAGATAGTAATACCAAGTCCTGAccaagaagataataataaacaattaGAATCTAGAAAGCGTGCTATCAAAAATGTCAAATTGTTGAAGTCACCCATTGATTGGttcgaagaagaatctCGAAGACGTCTATTTTGggaaatttatattttagataaattatcGAGTGTTTCGAATTCATTCCCTTTTAAAATCCCAGAGTCTGAAATTGACTGCTTATTACCTGTTGGGTATAACTCATGGATAGCCGACCATAACCACAGGAACGATACAACAATACGCAACTCCCAACACAGAATTTTAAATGATAGTATCATCAATGCAAATATGCAGAATGACTTGTTTTTTGacaagaatatttatgattCGACCTGCTTTTTAATTGAGTTAATCCATTTTTTGGGTAAAATACATGCATTCATGAGGCACCCAATAGATATTCAAAGCTTAAAAGATGTTTTAAATTGGCAAATGAAGTTTTCCGAAATTGATAACGAAATTCAGAATTGGAGGAAGACTGTGCCCAAGAATTACcttaatttattagataatGATACGTTTGATAGGTCATTAACAATTAAGGATGTCTTATTTCATGCCTTATATCATGCGACGATTATTAGATTAAATTCTGCTGCTGGATTTCCATACTTTCATTCTAACtattttttatcttctgaAGAAGCAAGGTTGAAAAGTTTACAGTCAGCTAAtcatattttgaatttatcgAGGAAATTACCACAAAGTTTTAACAATGACGAAGCCATCTACGAACTATGTGGTCCGCAATATGCGTTTGCTGTTTGGGTAACTGCAAGGCTAATTTTGGTCAATGCCATACATTATGGAAATAGTTTGCCGCAGGAACTAGActatttgattaatttattatcgaaGATTGGTGGAATATGGGAAAGTTCgatgaaatattctgaaaTCTTAAGCTTTTTAAGAATGGATGAATTTGAGTCTACGgtaaatgatttaaatttcaTGAGACTGATTGAAACATCTCATTCGGTGAATACCTATGATGGAGCtaatgatgacgatgatgacgatgatgacgaagagaGTGATCCTAATGAGCTGAAAACGCAAGGTCAACATCTTTCGAAGAGTGCAAGAATAATATCAGATATGAGACTCAATGCTTATATCGTGGACGTTATACTATCGAAAAAAATAGAAAAGtttaaacaaaatgaaaataaagtgTCGACTAATTCACCTAATAATCAAAACGATTTctctaatatatttgaatggTTTAAATTACCTATCGCTCACGAGTTTAACGTCCCTTTTATGGccaataatgaaaaagatgcGTATATAGAAGCATCTCAGCAATAG